A section of the Hevea brasiliensis isolate MT/VB/25A 57/8 chromosome 17, ASM3005281v1, whole genome shotgun sequence genome encodes:
- the LOC110637523 gene encoding rust resistance kinase Lr10: MNFSLVCLFMLGLVVQGLEFNKCLEERCGRGLVIRFPFLLIEKQPEECGYHHGFDLSCKEGKHAELQLPNSVKLYVQRIDYVNQVFFASDPDGCLPRKARDFNLYNSNFQFAAETNDYALFSCPASKRDLEEPLTCLGGPAGNKVYAFNSHDTIDQLPLTSCTKMYNVSSVPEEMFDNSNIIRLNWSEPTCKFCEEQGKHCGWKNSNLACFDLPKTSGILTRVRIAGIVLGSFMLLLLSAALCHIYNTNRKEKENQARIEKFLEDYKALKPTRYSYADLKGITNQFKDKLGQGAYGTVFKGKLSTEILVAVKILNSSMGNGEEFINEVGTMGRIHHVNVVRLVGFCADGFRRALVYEFLPNESLEKFIFSDDGNNRSLGWEKLQDIAVGVAKGIEYLHQGCDQRILHFDIKPHNILLDDNFNPKISDFGLAKLCSKDQSAVSMTAARGTMGYIAPEVFSRNFGNVSYKSDVYSFGMLLLEMVGGRKNIDVNVEKTSQVFFPEWIYNHLDQGQELRIRIEEEGDAKIARKLTVVGLWCIQWYPADRPSMKVVVQMLEGGDDLTMPPNPFASGGPMKTDAGMRGRRLYQELEVITEVE, encoded by the exons ATGAACTTCTCATTAGTTTGCTTGTTCATGTTAGGCCTGGTAGTCCAAGGACTAGAATTTAATAAATGCCTGGAAGAAAGGTGTGGCCGAGGCCTAGTCATTCGATTCCCATTCCTGCTAATAGAAAAACAGCCAGAGGAGTGTGGCTATCATCATGGGTTTGATTTATCTTGCAAAGAGGGGAAACATGCAGAGCTTCAACTGCCAAATTCTGTGAAACTCTACGTCCAAAGAATTGATTATGTAAACCAGGTGTTTTTTGCATCTGACCCAGATGGCTGTCTACCAAGGAAGGCTAGAGACTTCAATCtttataattctaatttccaatttgCTGCAGAGACAAATGATTATGCCTTGTTCAGTTGTCCAGCGTCAAAGAGAGATTTAGAAGAACCATTGACTTGCCTCGGAGGTCCTGCCGGCAATAAAGTTTATGCCTTCAATTCTCATGATACAATTGATCAGTTGCCTCTGACATCTTGCACCAAGATGTATAATGTTTCATCGGTTCCAGAAGAAATGTTCGATAACTCGAATATTATTCGTTTGAATTGGTCCGAACCAACGTGTAAATTCTGTGAAGAGCAAGGTAAACATTGTGGCTGGAAGAATAGTAACCTTGCATGTTTCGACTTGCCCAAAACATCAG GTATCTTGACCAGGGTACGGATTGCAG GTATAGTCCTAGGTTCGTTTATGCTGCTACTATTGTCCGCAGCACTCTGTCATATTTACAATActaatagaaaagaaaaggaaaaccaaGCCAGGATAGAGAAATTTTTGGAAGATTACAAAGCTCTCAAGCCCACAAGATACTCCTATGCTGATCTAAAGGGGATTACAAACCAATTTAAGGACAAGTTGGGCCAGGGAGCATATGGCACAGTGTTCAAGGGAAAGCTTTCTACTGAGATTCTGGTGGCTGTGAAGATCCTCAACAGTTCGATGGGGAATGGAGAAGAGTTTATTAATGAAGTGGGAACAATGGGAAGAATCCACCATGTTAATGTTGTTCGCTTGGTTGGATTCTGTGCTGATGGATTCAGAAGAGCTTTGGTTTATGAGTTCTTACCAAATGAATCGCTAGAGAAATTCATATTTTCGGATGATGGTAACAACCGTTCCCTTGGCTGGGAGAAGCTGCAAGATATTGCTGTTGGGGTTGCCAAGGGGATTGAATATCTTCACCAGGGGTGTGATCAGCGAATTCTCCATTTCGATATCAAACCTCATAATATTTTGTTAGATGACAACTTCAATCCAAAAATTTCTGATTTTGGCTTGGCAAAGCTATGTTCCAAGGATCAAAGTGCTGTATCAATGACTGCAGCAAGGGGGACTATGGGCTATATTGCACCTGAAGTGTTCTCTAGAAATTTTGGGAATGTGTCCTATAAGTCAGACGTTTATAGCTTTGGAATGCTGCTGCTAGAAATGGTTGGAGGAAGGAAAAACATCGACGTTAACGTGGAGAAAACTAGCCAAGTCTTCTTCCCAGAGTGGATATATAATCATTTGGATCAAGGACAGGAGCTAAGAATCCGGATTGAGGAAGAAGGAGATGCTAAAATTGCAAGGAAACTCACAGTTGTTGGATTATGGTGCATTCAATGGTACCCTGCAGATCGTCCCTCGATGAAAGTTGTTGTTCAAATGTTGGAAGGAGGAGATGATTTAACAATGCCGCCTAATCCTTTCGCCTCTGGAGGTCCCATGAAGACTGATGCAGGCATGCGTGGGAGACGTCTGTACCAAGAGTTAGAAGTCATCACTGAAGTGGAGTGA